Proteins encoded within one genomic window of Camelina sativa cultivar DH55 chromosome 19, Cs, whole genome shotgun sequence:
- the LOC104764679 gene encoding probable receptor-like protein kinase At5g15080, with the protein MKCFLFSGGDKKGEQKTPNSVSLTSNFSDREINRSGSEFNSRDVSGTSTESSMGRKNSYPTMSTRASNLREFSITDLKSATKNFSRSVMIGEGGFGCVFRGTVRNLEDPSIKIEVAVKQLGKRGLQGHKEWVTEVNFLGIVEHTNLVKLLGYCAEDDERGIQRLLVYEYMPNRSVEFHLSPRSLTVLTWDLRLRIAQDAARGLTYLHEEMDFQIIFRDFKSSNILLDEDWKAKLSDFGLARLGPSEGLTHVSTDVVGTMGYAAPEYIQTGRLTSKSDVWGYGVFLYELITGRRPVDRNKPKGEQKLLEWVRPYLSDTRKFKLILDPRLEGKYPIKSVQKLAVVANRCLVRNPKTRPKMSEVLEMVTKIVEASSGNGSPQLVPLKSVNASRDTGGKNKRGLETKNNGGGGEGGWFGKLWNPKTIRAC; encoded by the exons ATGAAGTGTTTCTTGTTCTCTGGTGGAGACAAGAAAGGAGAACAGAAGACTCCTAACTCGGTTTCATTGACCTCTAACTTCTCTGACCGCGAAATAAACCGAAGCGGATCAGAGTTTAACTCCCGGGATGTCTCTGGGACGAGTACGGAGTCATCCATGGGGAGGAAGAACTCGTACCCTACAATGTCTACTAGAGCAAGTAATCTCAGAGAGTTCAGCATTACTGATCTCAAGTCTGCAACTAAGAACTTTAGCCGATCTGTTATGATTGGAGAAGGCGGTTTTGGTTGTGTCTTCAGGGGAACAGTGAGGAACTTAGAAGACCCGTCCATTAAAATCGAAGTCGCTGTGAAGCAGCTTGGTAAAAGAGGGTTGCAG GGGCATAAGGAATGGGTTACGGAAGTAAACTTTCTTGGTATAGTTGAGCATACAAACTTGGTGAAATTGCTTGGCTATTGTGCTGAAGATGATGAACGTGGAATCCAACGGCTTTTGGTTTATGAATACATGCCTAACCGAAGTGTTGAATTCCACTTGTCCCCTCGGTCACTCACTGTTCTTACTTGGGACCTCAGATTGAGAATCGCTCAAGATGCAGCTCGCGGCTTAACATACCTGCACGAAGAAATGGACTTTCAG ATCATATTCCGTGATTTCAAGTCCTCGAACATTCTTTTGGATGAGGACTGGAAAGCAAAGCTCTCAGACTTCGGTTTGGCTCGTTTAGGTCCATCTGAAGGACTAACTCATGTTTCTACTGAT GTTGTAGGTACAATGGGTTATGCAGCACCTGAATACATTCAAACAGGCCGTCTCACATCCAAAAGCGATGTGTGGGGTTATGGAGTGTTCCTCTATGAGCTTATCACAGGGAGGCGACCAGTAGACAGAAACAAACCCAAGGGAGAGCAGAAGCTTCTAGAATGGGTCAGACCTTATCTATCTGACACAAGGAAGTTTAAACTCATATTAGACCCGAGGCTCGAAGGAAAGTACCCGATCAAATCGGTTCAAAAGCTAGCAGTTGTTGCCAACAGATGTTTGGTTAGGAATCCAAAGACACGTCCCAAGATGAGTGAGGTGTTAGAGATGGTGACCAAGATTGTGGAAGCTTCTTCAGGGAACGGCAGCCCGCAGCTAGTTCCATTGAAGAGTGTAAATGCTTCAAGAGACACGGGAGGAAAGAACAAGAGGGGTTTAGAGACAAAGAACAATGGTGGTGGCGGTGAAGGAGGTTGGTTTGGAAAGCTATGGAACCCAAAGACAATAAGAGCTTGCTGA
- the LOC104764681 gene encoding cell division control protein 48 homolog A codes for MSTPAESSDSKSKKDFSTAILERKKSPNRLVVDEAINDDNSVVSLHPATMEKLQLFRGDTILIKGKKRKDTVCIALADETCEEPKIRMNKVVRSNLRVRLGDVISVHQCPDVKYGKRVHILPVDDTVEGVTGNLFDAYLKPYFLEAYRPVRKGDLFLVRGGMRSVEFKVIETDPAEYCVVAPDTEIFCEGEPVKREDEERLDDVGYDDVGGVRKQMAQIRELVELPLRHPQLFKSIGVKPPKGILLYGPPGSGKTLIARAVANETGAFFFCINGPEIMSKLAGESESNLRKAFEEAEKNAPSIIFIDEIDSIAPKREKTNGEVERRIVSQLLTLMDGLKSRAHVIVMGATNRPNSIDPALRRFGRFDREIDIGVPDEIGRLEVLRIHTKNMKLAEDVDLERISKDTHGYVGADLAALCTEAALQCIREKMDVIDLEDDSIDAEILNSMAVTNEHFHTALGNSNPSALRETVVEVPNVSWNDIGGLENVKRELQETVQYPVEHPEKFEKFGMSPSKGVLFYGPPGCGKTLLAKAIANECQANFISVKGPELLTMWFGESEANVREIFDKARQSAPCVLFFDELDSIATQRGSGGGGDGGGAADRVLNQLLTEMDGMNAKKTVFIIGATNRPDIIDSALLRPGRLDQLIYIPLPDEDSRLNIFKAALRKSPIAKDVDIGALAKYTQGFSGADITEICQRACKYAIRENIEKDIEKEKRRSENPEAMEEDGVDEVSEIKAAHFEESMKYARRSVSDADIRKYQAFAQTLQQSRGFGSEFRFENSTGSGATTGVADPFVTSAAAAADDDDLYN; via the exons ATGTCTACCCCAGCTGAATCTTCAGACTC GAAATCGAAGAAAGATTTCAGTACTGCTATTCTCGAGAGGAAGAAGTCTCCTAACCGTCTTGTCGTCGATGAGGCTATCAACGATGATAACTCCGTCGTCTCTCTTCACCCTGCTACCATGGAGAAGCTTCAGCTCTTCCGTGGTGATACTATTCTcatcaag GGTAAGAAAAGAAAGGACACTGTCTGCATTGCTCTTGCTGATGAAACATGTGAGGAGCCAAAGATCCGGATGAACAAAGTTGTCAGATCTAACTTGAGGGTTAGACTCGGAGATGTTATTTCTGTTCACCAATGCCCAGATGTCAAGTACGGAAAACGTGTTCACATCTTGCCTGTTGATGATACCGTTGAAGGGGTGACTGGCAACCTCTTTGATGCTTACTTGAAAC cttATTTCCTTGAGGCATACCGCCCCGTGAGGAAGGGTGATCTCTTCCTAGTCAGAGGAGGAATGAGGAGTGTGGAGTTCAAAGTTATAGAGACCGATCCTGCTGAATACTGTGTGGTTGCTCCAGACACAGAGATTTTCTGTGAGGGTGAGCCTGTGAAGAGAGAGGATGAAGAAAGGCTAGATGATGTAGGTTATGATGATGTTGGTGGTGTCAGAAAACAGATGGCTCAGATCAGGGAACTTGTTGAACTTCCATTGAGGCATCCACAACTATTCAAGTCCATTGGTGTTAAGCCACCAAAGGGAATCCTGCTCTATGGACCTCCTGGGTCTGGAAAGACTTTGATTGCTCGGGCTGTGGCTAATGAAACTGGTGCCTTCTTCTTTTGTATCAATGGACCAGAGATCATGTCTAAACTGGCTGGTGAGAGTGAGAGCAACCTGAGGAAAGCATTTGAGGAGGCTGAGAAAAACGCGCCTTCGATCATCTTCATTGATGAGATTGACTCTATAGcaccaaaaagagagaagacaaatgGAGAGGTTGAGAGGAGGATTGTGTCTCAGCTCCTTACACTCATGGATGGACTCAAATCGCGTGCTCATGTTATTGTCATGGGAGCAACCAATCGTCCCAACAGTATTGACCCAGCTCTTAGAAGGTTTGGAAGATTTGATAGGGAGATCGATATCGGTGTTCCTGACGAAATTGGACGTCTTGAAGTGCTCAGGATCCATACAAAGAACATGAAGCTTGCTGAAGAt GTGGATCTCGAAAGGATCTCAAAGGACACACATGGTTACGTTGGTGCTGATCTTGCAGCTCTGTGCACAGAGGCTGCCTTGCAATGCATCAGGGAGAAGATGGATGTGATTGATTTGGAAGATGACTCCATAGATGCTGAAATCCTCAATTCCATGGCAGTGACCAACGAGCACTTCCACACTGCTCTCGGGAACAGCAACCCATCTGCACTTCGTGAAACC GTTGTTGAGGTTCCCAATGTCTCATGGAATGATATCGGAGGTCTTGAGAATGTTAAGAGAGAGCTCCAGGAG ACTGTTCAATACCCAGTCGAGCACCCagagaaatttgagaaattcgGTATGTCTCCATCAAAGGGAGTCCTTTTCTACGGTCCTCCAGGATGTGGGAAAACCCTATTGGCCAAAGCTATTGCCAACGAGTGCCAAGCTAACTTCATCAGTGTCAAAGGTCCTGAGCTTCTGACCATGTGGTTTGGAGAAAGTGAAGCAAATGTCCGAGAAATCTTTGACAAGGCCCGTCAATCCGCTCCATGTGTTCTCTTCTTTGATGAACTCGACTCCATTGCGACTCAGAGAGGAAGCGGAGGCGGTGGCGATGGAGGCGGTGCTGCAGATAGAGTGTTGAACCAGCTTTTGACTGAGATGGATGGAATGAATGCCAAGAAAACCGTTTTCATCATCGGAGCAACCAACAGACCAGACATTATTGATTCAGCTCTTCTTCGTCCTGGAAGGCTCGACCAGCTCATTTACATTCCACTACCAGACGAGGATTCCCGTCTCAATATCTTCAAGGCCGCCTTGAGGAAATCTCCTATTGCTAAAGATGTAGACATCGGTGCACTTGCTAAATACACACAGGGATTCAGTGGTGCTGATATCACTGAGATTTGCCAGAGAGCTTGCAAGTACGCCATCAGAGAGAACATTGAGAAG GACATTGaaaaggagaagaggaggagcGAGAACCCAGAGGCTATGGAGGAAGATGGTGTGGATGAAGTATCAGAGATCAAAGCTGCACACTTTGAGGAGTCTATGAAGTATGCTCGTAGGAGTGTAAGTGATGCAGACATCAGGAAGTACCAAGCCTTTGCTCAGACTTTGCAGCAGTCTAGAGGGTTCGGTTCTGAATTCAGGTTCGAGAATTCTACTGGTTCAGGTGCTACCACTGGAGTCGCGGATCCGTTTGTCACGTCTGCGGCCGCTGCtgcggatgatgatgatctctaCAACTAG